The Trichosurus vulpecula isolate mTriVul1 chromosome 3, mTriVul1.pri, whole genome shotgun sequence genome includes a window with the following:
- the CALM2 gene encoding calmodulin-2, translating to MADQLTEEQIAEFKEAFSLFDKDGDGTITTKELGTVMRSLGQNPTEAELQDMINEVDADGNGTIDFPEFLTMMARKMKDTDSEEEIREAFRVFDKDGNGYISAAELRHVMTNLGEKLTDEEVDEMIREADIDGDGQVNYEEFVQMMTAK from the exons ATG GCTGATCAGCTGACAGAAGAGCAGATTGCAG AATTCAAAGAAGCCTTTTCACTATTTGACAAGGATGGAGATGGTACTATAACAACAAAGGAATTGGGAACTGTAATGAGGTCACTTGGGCAGAACCCCACAGAAGCTGAATTACAGGATATGATTAATGAAGTAGATGCTGATG GTAATGGCACAATTGACTTTCCAGAATTTCTGACTATGAtggcaagaaaaatgaaagacacagacagtgaggaagaaattagagaagCATTCCGTGTGTTTGACAAG GATGGCAATGGTTATATTAGTGCAGCAGAACTTCGCCATGTGATGACAAACCTTGGAGAGAAGTTAACAGATGAAGAGGTTGATGAAATGATCAGGGAAGCAGATATTGATGGTGATGGTCAAGTAAACTATGAAG AGTTTGTACAAATGATGACAGCAAAGTGA